The Nicotiana tabacum cultivar K326 chromosome 14, ASM71507v2, whole genome shotgun sequence genome contains a region encoding:
- the LOC142169078 gene encoding F-box/kelch-repeat protein At3g23880-like, with product MLFVSAYGFGYNESQDDYKVVKVEPSCKRNEFGEFELLNDVSVYSLKTNSWEMILEKFPSVCFRNDPAKFVSGRLHWIATRNRDNIGPWFIASLNLIDLTYEEVALPPYVDNDNIKWKLGILGGNLCLFCHYNNILMDVWIMMENGVVESWTKVVSIPYFVELDYGLWPIFISQNDDIFLQGCSSLLLYNSTHNDLKQTKTQIHYSSRVQFSLYIESLVPPNFVEED from the coding sequence ATGCTTTTTGTTAGTGCTTATGGTTTTGGTTATAATGAGTCCCAAGATGATTATAAAGTTGTAAAAGTTGAGCCGTCATGTAAACGAAATGAATTTGGAGAGTTTGAACTTCTGAATGATGTTAGTGTTTATAGTTTAAAAACTAATTCTTGGGAGATGATTCTTGAGAAATTCCCAAGTGTTTGCTTTCGCAATGATCCTGCTAAATTTGTAAGTGGAAGACTTCATTGGATTGCTACTCGAAATAGAGATAATATCGGCCCATGGTTTATTGCTTCGTTGAACCTCATAGACTTGACTTATGAAGAAGTAGCTTTGCCGCCCTAcgttgataatgataatattaAGTGGAAACTAGGGATCTTAGGAGGTAATCTATGTCTATTTTGTCATTATAACAATATACTAATGGATGTGTGGATAATGATGGAGAATGGAGTTGTGGAGTCATGGACTAAGGTGGTGTCGATCCCTTATTTTGTAGAGCTTGACTATGGGCTTTGGCCAATTTTCATctcccaaaatgatgatattttTCTGCAAGGTTGTTCAAGTTTATTGTTGTATAATTCAACACATAATGATTTAAAGCAAACTAAGACTCAGATCCATTATAGTTCTAGAGTTCAATTTAGTTTGTACATTGAAAGTCTTGTTCCTCCAAATTTTGTGGAGGAGGATTGA
- the LOC142169079 gene encoding F-box/kelch-repeat protein At3g23880-like gives MEFSEEAAATSSIANLSNDSESVLPSSIHQNPSKFSTKKQDLRLLFSGSPENNSHRFYTCSLYAIMYQESLHQPIELDLSCKDYHKVEGSCDGLLCLSVGHEELYLWNPSIRKLKRLAWSGNNNLHYTTYGFGYNESQDDYKLVKVDGSCRADPAKFVNGKLHWIATRRRDNIGPWFIVSLNLINLTSEEVALPPYVDDGNIKWKLGTLGGNLCLFCDCNKVQMNVWNALKHSEIQIHDDSGVQFNLYIESLVSPNFVEEV, from the exons ATGGAATTCTCCGAGGAAGCCGCAGCAACTTCATCCATTGCTAACTTATCCAATGATTCAGAATCAGTGTTGCCA TCCTCAATTCATCAAAACCCATCTAAATTTTCAACCAAGAAACAGGATTTAAGGCTTCTTTTTAGCGGATCTCCTGAGAATAATAGCCATAGGTTTTACACTTGCTCGCTCTACGCTATTATGTATCAAGAATCTCTCCATCAGCCTATTGAGCTTGATTTGTCTTGCAAAGATTACCATAAGGTTGAGGGTTCATGTGATGGGTTATTGTGTCTTTCTGTTGGTCATGAAGAACTATATCTATGGAATCCGTctatacgaaagttgaaaagattggCCTGGTCAGGAAATAATAATCTGCATTATACTACTTATGGTTTTGGTTATAATGAGTCCCAAGATGATTATAAACTTGTAAAAGTTGACGGGTCATGTAGAGC AGATCCTGCTAAATTTGTAAATGGAAAACTTCATTGGATAGCTACTCGTCGTAGGGACAATATCGGCCCATGGTTTATTGTTTCATTGAACCTCATAAACTTGACTTCTGAAGAAGTAGCTTTGCCGCCCTACGTTGATGATGGTAATATTAAGTGGAAACTAGGGACTTTAGGAGGTAATCTATGTCTATTTTGTGATTGTAACAAAGTCCAGATGAATGTTTGG AATGCTTTAAAGCATTCTGAGATTCAAATCCATGATGATTCTGGAGTTCAGTTTAATCTGTACATTGAAAGTCTTGTTTCGCCAAATTTTGTGGAGGAAGTTTGA